AGTTTTTCCTCATCGATTCCAGCCGGGTCATATATTGTTCCGTTGGAGTCGGAAAGGCTGACGACTTTTGCGCCAAGTTGATTAAGTTTTTCTACGGTGTATTGTGCGACGTTTCCAGAACCTGAGACTGTACAAACTTTATCCTCGAAGCTTTCGCCTTTGGTTTTCAGCATTTGTTCGGCGAAATATACACAGCCGTATCCGGTTGCTTCGGGACGAATGAGCGAGCCGCCCCATTTAAGGCCTTTACCGGTAAGGACACCGGTGAACTCGTTGCGAAGACGTTTGTATTGGCCGAACATAAATCCAATTTCCCGACCGCCAACTCCGATATCGCCTGCCGGGACATCAGTGTCAGGACCGATATGACGGAAAAGCTCGGTCATAAAACTCTGGCAGAATCGCATAACTTCGCTGTCGCTTTTGCCTTTAGGGTCGAAGTCTGAACCGCCTTTGCCTCCGCCCATCGGCAGGGTGGTGAGAGCGTTTTTGAATATCTGCTCGAACCCGAGGAATTTGAGGATGCCGGCATTAACAGTGGGGTGGAATCTTAGGCCGCCTTTATATGGTCCAAGCGCGCTGTTGAATTCAAACCGGAATCCCCTGTTGACGTGGATATTTCCCTTGTCATCCTGCCATGGCACGCGGAACATAATCTGTCTTTCCGGCTCGACAACCCTGTCAAGGATTTTGGCATCGACGTATTCGGGATGTTTTTTGAGGACTGGCTCCAAACTATCAAGCACTTCTTTTACGGCCTGATGGAACTCCACTTCGCCGGGATTACGTTTTAGAACTTGCTCATAAACGGTCTTTATAATAGTGTTTTCAGCCATTTGAGAGATCTCCGAAAAATAAATTTCTATCTTCTATGACTAACTTTTATAATAAGTTACGCTAATGAAAAATCCAAGTATTTGTTTTGAATACGGCTCAAAGATGCAATAATATATACTATTTAGATGACGTTTAGCAAAGGATTAATAATAATATAATTTATTAGATAGGCTTATAATGCATATAGAAACGTTAAAGATATTCTGCGATTTAGTTGAGCTGGAGAGCTTCTCAAAAACCGCTGAAAAACATTTTCTAAGTCAATCTGCGGTTTCTCAGCAGCTTGCACAACTGGAACTGGTTCACAAGGTTCAACTGCTGGACAGAAAGAAAAGGCCTCCGGCCCCGACCGCAGCGGGTCAACTGCTTTATGACGCCTGCAAGGACATCATTGGAAGATACGAGCAATTCAAAAGAGAGCTGAACGCTTTGCAAAAACCTTCCGCAGGAAGAGTCAACGTGGCTGCGATATACAGTATCGGTATGCATACTCTTCCGGACTATGTTAAAAAATTCATGGTCAAGTATCCGGATGTTAATGTCCATATTGAATATTTAAGCTCCGGCCGGATTTATGAATTGGTTCTGTCCGGCGAAGCAGATATTGGTCTTGTAGCTGTTCCAAGAAGAGATAAAAGACTGGAAGTGTATGATTTTATTGATGAGCCGTTAGTTTTGGTCTGCAGTCCTAAGCATCCCTTAGCAGGTGAATCACAAATCGATGTCCATAAAGTGCAATTTGAGAAATTCATCGCCTTTGAGAAAGATACTCCCACCCGCGGCCTGATAGACAGTATCCTACAGCGTTACAGTATTTCTGTTCGCCCT
The genomic region above belongs to Phycisphaerae bacterium and contains:
- the gdhA gene encoding NADP-specific glutamate dehydrogenase, which translates into the protein MAENTIIKTVYEQVLKRNPGEVEFHQAVKEVLDSLEPVLKKHPEYVDAKILDRVVEPERQIMFRVPWQDDKGNIHVNRGFRFEFNSALGPYKGGLRFHPTVNAGILKFLGFEQIFKNALTTLPMGGGKGGSDFDPKGKSDSEVMRFCQSFMTELFRHIGPDTDVPAGDIGVGGREIGFMFGQYKRLRNEFTGVLTGKGLKWGGSLIRPEATGYGCVYFAEQMLKTKGESFEDKVCTVSGSGNVAQYTVEKLNQLGAKVVSLSDSNGTIYDPAGIDEEKLAFVLELKNVRRGRIKEYAAKFGVEYREGKYPWEIKCDCAFPSATQNEIDENDAKTLLKNGCILVAEGANMPTRPEAAELFIDKKILYGPAKASNAGGVATSGLEMSQNSMRLSWTREEVNERLHNIMIAIHKQCYDAAEEYGQPGNLVMGANIAGFTKVADAMLDQGLV
- a CDS encoding LysR family transcriptional regulator, with protein sequence MHIETLKIFCDLVELESFSKTAEKHFLSQSAVSQQLAQLELVHKVQLLDRKKRPPAPTAAGQLLYDACKDIIGRYEQFKRELNALQKPSAGRVNVAAIYSIGMHTLPDYVKKFMVKYPDVNVHIEYLSSGRIYELVLSGEADIGLVAVPRRDKRLEVYDFIDEPLVLVCSPKHPLAGESQIDVHKVQFEKFIAFEKDTPTRGLIDSILQRYSISVRPVMEFDNTETIKRAIEINAGISILPENTIVQEVSSGTIKAIPFSNERFIRPTGIIVRKDKLLGMASRYFIELLRKKS